The DNA region CGCTGATCGGCAACTACGGCGTCCGGGAGGAGCGCTTCGAGTCCGACCGCGTCCACCCCCGCGGCGTCGTCGCCCGCGACCTGACCGACGACGTGGTCGAGTGGCTGAAGGAGGAGGGCGTCCCCGCCGTCGACAAGCTCGACACCCGCGACATCGTCACCGAGATCCGCGACTCCGGCGCGATGAAGTGCGGCATCGCCGCCGGCGAGGACGTGACCGAGCAGGACGCGCTGGACGAGCTCGACCGGTGCAAGCACATGAGCGACCACACGGACATCGGCGACCAGGTCACCACGCCCGAGACGGTCGTCTACAACGAGGACGGGTCGGGCGCCGACGTGGCGCTCATCGACTGCGGCGCCAAGGGCTCGATCATCTCCTCGCTCGTCGAGCGCGACGCGACGGTCCACCTGATGCCCCACGACACCACCGAGGAGGAGGTCGCCGACCTCGACCCCGACGTGCTCTTCATCTCCAACGGCCCCGGCGACCCGGAGAACTTCGACCAGGCCAACGAACTGGTCGACGACTTCGTCGGCGAGAAGCCCATCGCGGGCATCTGTCTCGGCCAGCAGGTCGTCGCCAACGCGCTGGGCGGCGAGACCGAGAAGATGGAGTTCGGCCACCGCGGCGTCAACCAGCCGGTCCGCGACCTGCGGACCGACCGCGTGGTGATGACCACCCAGAACCACGGCTACACGGTCGCCGACCCCGGCGACAACCTCGAGGTCACCCAGATCAACGT from Halosimplex halophilum includes:
- the carA gene encoding glutamine-hydrolyzing carbamoyl-phosphate synthase small subunit, with amino-acid sequence MTDAYVALEGGRVVEARARSPGTTRGELVFTTAYTGYEESLTDPSYEEQILTFSYPLIGNYGVREERFESDRVHPRGVVARDLTDDVVEWLKEEGVPAVDKLDTRDIVTEIRDSGAMKCGIAAGEDVTEQDALDELDRCKHMSDHTDIGDQVTTPETVVYNEDGSGADVALIDCGAKGSIISSLVERDATVHLMPHDTTEEEVADLDPDVLFISNGPGDPENFDQANELVDDFVGEKPIAGICLGQQVVANALGGETEKMEFGHRGVNQPVRDLRTDRVVMTTQNHGYTVADPGDNLEVTQINVNDDTPEGLENDELDILTRQYHPEANPGPNDSKGFFDEVLAMAEDEPAATTN